One genomic window of Pungitius pungitius chromosome 11, fPunPun2.1, whole genome shotgun sequence includes the following:
- the ubr5 gene encoding E3 ubiquitin-protein ligase UBR5 isoform X7: protein MTSIHFVVHPLPGTEDQLNDRLREVSEKLNKYSYNSHPHLSLLEQATLKQCVVGPNHAGFLLEDGRVCRISFAVQPDRLELSKPDGGDVSKLSSGSGTGRSSRPGRTSDPPWFLSGSDTLGRLAGNTLGSRWSSGVNGGSGGGGSGGGAGGGGAGGGSSSGGGGSGGTGGGGGGGGTSGRSSTAARDSRRQTRVIRTGRDRGSGLLGSQPQPVIPASVIPEELITQAQVVLQGKSRSVIIRELQRTNLDVNLAVNNLLSRDDEDGDDGDDTASESYLPGEDLMSLLDADIHSAHPSVIIDADAMFSEEISYFGYPSFRRSSLSRLGSSRVLLLPLERDSELLRERESVLRLRERRWLDGATFDAERGSTSREGEPSLDKKNIPVQSPVSLGEELQWWPDKDGVKFVSIGAMFSELVAVSSKGELYQWKWSDPEPYRNAQSSSVHHPRVSFLGLANEKITLLSANSIRATVATETNKVATWVDDTLSTVASKLEHSAQAFPELQGERMVSLHCCALYTCAQLESSLYWWCSGSVHQSHTQNNRGVVPFSQRKKMLEKARAKNKKPKSSAGISSIPNITVGTQVCLRNNPLYHAGAVAFSVNAGIPKVGVLLESVWNMNDSCRFQLRSPESLKNMEKTTKTQEIKTETKPELVKTEMGPPPSPASTCSDTSSIASSASLPYKRRRSTPAPKEEEKVNEEQWPLREVVFVEDVKNVPVGKVLKVDGAYVAVKFPGTSSSMNNQTTAAPTDSDPSSLLQDCRLLRIDELQVVKTGGTPKVPDCFQRTPKKLCIPEKAEILAVNVDSKGVHAVLKTGNWVRYCIFDLATGKAEQENNFPTSNLAFLGQSERNVAIFTAGQESPIILRDGNGTIYPMAKDCMGGIRDPDWLDLPPINSLGMGVHSLANLPSNSTIKKKAAIIIMAVEKQTLMQHVLRCDYEACRLYLVNLEQAFLLDQGGQTLRALLDHRCDGNRNILHAAVSVCFPVSNKETKEEEEAERSERNTFAERLSAVEAIANAISVVSSNSSGNRTGSSSSRGLRLREMMRRSLRAAGLGRHESGPSSSDHQDPVSPPIAPPSWVPDPPPMDPDGDIDFILAPAVGSLTTASTGTSQGPSTSTIPGPSTEPSVVESKDRKANAHLILKLMCDSVVLRPHLRELLSAKDARGMTPFMLAVSGRAYPAAITVLEAAQKMSKVGDPGIAEKEDADTVFTEMICPLGTNPDDSPLYVLCCNDTCSFTWTGAEHINQDIFECRTCGLLESLCCCTECARVCHKGHDCKLKRTSPTAYCDCWEKCKCKTLIAGQKAARLDLLYRLLTTTNLVTTPNSRGEHILLFLVQTVARQSVEHCQYRPPRIREDRNRKATNAEDSDMPDHDLEPPRFAQLALERVLQDWNALKSMIMFGSQENKDPLSASSRIAHLLPEEQVYLNQQSGTIRLDCFTHCLIVKCAPDITFIDTLLGTLVKELQNKYTPGRREEAVTVTRRFLRSVARVFVILSVEMASSKKKNNFIPQPIGKCRRVFQALHPYAVEELCNVAESLIVPVRMGIARPTAPFTLASTSIDAVQGSEELFSVEPLPPRPSPDQSSSSSQTAASYIIRNPQPRRSSQSQPTRGRDEEQDDIVSADVEEVVEVVEGVAGEEDHHDDQEEQGEENAEAEGQHDEHDEDGSDMELDLLAAAETESDSESNHSNQDNASGRRSVVTAATAGSEAGASSVPAFFSEDDSQSNDSSDSDSSSSQSDDVDQETFLLDEPLERTTTASHANSAAQAPRSMQWAVRNTPSQRATGSAPSSTSTPAASSTGLIYIDPTNLRRSSAISSSAAAAAAALEASNSSSYLTSASSLARAYSIVIRQISDLMSLIPKYNQQVYTQYPAAVKLTYQDAVNLQNYVEEKLIPTWNWMVSIMDSTEAQLRYGSALSSAGDPGHPSHPLHASQHSARRERITAREEASLRTLEGRRRAATLLTARQGMMSARGDFLNYALSLMRSHNDEHSDVLPVLDVCSLKHVAYVFQALIYWIKAMNQQTTLDTPQMDRKRNREILELGLDNEDSEHENDDDTNQSSTLQDKDEDPVPAETGQNHPFFRRSDSMTFLGCIPPNPFDVPLAEAIPLADQPHLLQPNARKEDLFGRPSQGLYSSSYMATKGLADSSMDRNCLEVNMGSSLPSPSQILPTKMSYSANLKNVMSMETGQRSTGNDSLAEQALEASKPGPSPHDLAAQLKSSLLAEIGLTESDGPPLSTFRPHCSFMGMMISHDMLLGRWRLSLELFGRVFMEDVGAEPGSILTELGGFEVKESKFRREMEKLRNLQSRDLALEVDRDRDQLIQQTMRQLNTHFGRRCATTPMAVHRVKVTFKDEPGEGSGVARSFYTAIALALLSNDKLPNLDCVQSVSKGMQASSTCHHDYNSNLMQRLRNRDRERERRSGGLRAGSRRDRDRDSRRQLSIDTRPFRPSSEGNPSDEPDPLPAHRQALGERLYPRVHAMQPAFASKITGMLLELSPAQLLLLLASEDSLRARVEEAMELLIAHGRENGADSILDLGLLEAPEKAQQQENRKRHGSTRSVVDMELDDPDDGDDNAPLFYQPGKRGFYSPRPGKNTEARLNCFRNIGRILGLCLLQNELCPITLNRHVIKVLLGRKVNWHDFAFFDPVMYESLRQLIRHSQAGEADAVFAAMDLAFAIDLCKEEGAGQVELLSGGVNMPVTPLNVYEYVRKYAEHRMLVVAEQPLHAMRKGLLDVLPKNALEDLTAEDFRLLVNGCGEVNVQMLISFTSFNDESGENADKLLQFKRWFWSIVEKMSMTERQDLVYFWTSSPSLPASEEGFQPMPSITIRPPDDQHLPTANTCISRLYVPLYSSKQILKQKLLLAIKTKNFGFV from the exons GCTCCGCGAGGTCTCGGAGAAACTCAACAAGTACAGCTATAACAG TCATCCGCACCTTAGTCTGCTGGAGCAGGCCACCCTAAAACAGTGTGTTGTTGGTCCAAACCATGCCGGATTTCTCCTTGAG GATGGACGCGTGTGCAGAATCAGCTTCGCTGTCCAGCCCGACCGCCTGGAGCTCAGCAAACCGGATGGCGGcgatgt TTCAAAGTTGAGCAGTGGTTCAGGGACAGGAAGGAGCTCCAGGCCAGGCAGGACTAGTGATCCGCCCTGGTTCCTGTCTGGCTCTGACACACTGGGCAGACTGGCAGGCAACACCCTGGG GAGTCGCTGGAGCTCTGGTGTGAAcggaggcagcggaggaggcgGAAGTGGAGGTGGAGCTGGGGGAGGCGGAGCCGGGGGTGGCAGTAGTAGTGGTGGTGGCGGCAGTGGCGGCACTGGtggtggaggcggaggcggtGGCACGTCGGGGAGGTCGTCGACGGCAGCGCGTGATTCCCGCAGACAGACCAGGGTGATCCGTACAGGAAGGGACCGTGGTTCGGGCCTGCTGGGTAGTCAGCCTCAACCGGTCATACCAGCTTCGGTCATCCCTGAAGAACTTATCACTCAG GCCCAGGTAGTCCTTCAGGGCAAGTCCAGAAGTGTGATCATTAGGGAACTCCAGCGGACCAACCTTGATGTCAACCTCGCCGTCAACAACCTGCTGAGCCGGGATGATGAAGACGGAGATGATGGAGACGACACAGCCAGCGAGTCCTATCTGCCTGGAG AGGATCTGATGTCCTTGTTGGATGCAGACATTCACTCCGCCCACCCcagtgtgattattgatgctGATGCAATGTTCTCTGAGGAAATCAGCTACTTTGGCTACCCCTCTTTTAGACGCTCCTCGCTGTCACGCCTGGGATCCTCCAGAG TTCTCCTTCTTCCCTTAGAGCGCGACTCTGAGCTGTTGCGCGAGCGCGAGTCCGTGTTGAGGTTGCGCGAGCGCCGGTGGCTGGATGGGGCCACGTTCGACGCGGAGCGAGGCTCCACCAGCCGCGAGGGCGAGCCCAGCTTGGACAAGAAGAACATTCCGGTCCAGAGCCCTGTCTCCTTGGGAGAGGAGCTCCAGTGGTGGCCTGACAAG GATGGTGTGAAGTTTGTGAGCATCGGTGCCATGTTTTCAGAGTTGGTGGCTGTCAGTTCCAAAGGAGAGCTGTATCAGTGGAAGTGGAGCGACCCTGAACCCTACAGGAATGCTCAG AGTTCTTCCGTTCACCACCCGCGGGTGTCTTTCCTGGGCTTGGCCAATGAGAAGATCACCCTATTGTCTGCCAATAGCATCAGAGCCACTGTAGCCACAGAAACCAACAAG gtggCAACCTGGGTGGACGACACACTGAGCACAGTGGCTTCTAAGCTGGAGCACAGTGCTCAGGCATTCCCTGAGCTGCAGGGGGAACGTATGGTGTCGCTGCACTGCTGCGCGCTCTACACATGTGCTCAGTTGGAGAGTAGCCTCTACTGGTG GTGTAGCGGGAGTGTTCATCAAAGTCACACGCAAAACAATAG GGGTGTTGTGCCTTTTAGTCAACGGAAGAAGATGCTTGAAAAGGCCAGAGCCAAGAACAAAAAGCCTAAGTCCAGCGCTGGCATCTCCTCGATACCAAACATCACCGTGGGAACACAG GTGTGCTTGAGGAATAACCCCCTCTACCACGCCGGCGCCGTGGCCTTCTCTGTCAATGCTGGGATTCCCAAAGTGGGCGTCCTGTTGGAGTCCGTCTGGAACATGAACGACAGTTGCCGGTTCCAGCTGCGCTCACCAGAGAGCCTCAAGAACATGGAGAAGACCACGAAGACCCAGGAAATCAA GACGGAGACCAAGCCAGAGCTGGTGAAGACTGAGATgggtcctcctccctccccggcATCTACCTGCAGTGATACCTCCTCCATAGCTAGCAGTGCCTCGCTGCCCTACA AGCGAAGGCGTTCCACCCCAGCTcccaaagaggaggagaaggtgaacGAGGAGCAGTGGCCGCTCAGAGAGGTGGTGTTTGTGGAGGACGTTAAAAATGTTCCTGTGGGAAAG GTACTTAAAGTGGATGGCGCGTATGTAGCTGTGAAGTTTCCAGGGACATCCAGTAGCATGAATAACCAGACCACTGCTGCTCCCACCGACTCTGACCCATCATCCCTGTTGCAGGACTGCAGGCTCTTGAGAATAGATGAGCTACAG gTGGTCAAAACTGGTGGGACTCCTAAAGTTCCCGATTGTTTTCAGCGCACACCTAAAAAGCTTTGTATCCCAGAAAAAGCTGAGATTCTGGCTGTGAATGTTGACTCCAAAG GAGTTCACGCAGTGCTAAAAACCGGTAACTGGGTGAGGTACTGTATCTTTGACCTGGCCACAGGCAAAGCCGAACAGGAGAATAATTTCCCCACCAGCAACTTGGCCTTCCTGGGCCAGAGTGAGCGCAATGTTGCCATTTTTACTGCAGGACAG GAATCTCCCATCATCCTTCGAGATGGAAACGGTACAATCTACCCTATGGCTAAAGATTGCATGGGTGGAATTCGAGATCCTGATTGGTTGGACCTGCCTCCTATAAACAGCCTGGGAATGGGAGTGCACTCTCTTGCCAACCTCCCCTCTAACTctacaattaaaaagaaagctgctattattattatggctGTCGAG AAACAGACTCTGATGCAGCACGTTCTGCGTTGTGACTACGAGGCGTGCCGGCTGTACCTGGTGAACCTTGAGCAGGCTTTCCTGTTGGATCAGGGCGGCCAGACCCTCCGAGCCCTTTTGGATCATCGCTGCGATGGGAACCGCAACATCCTTCACGCGGCCGTCTCTGTGTGCTTCCCTGTTAGCAACAAGGAGaccaaagaggaggaag AAGCTGAAAGGTCGGAGAGAAACACATTTGCAGAGCGTCTATCTGCTGTGGAGGCAATTGCCAACGCCATCTCCGTGGTCTCAAGCAACAGTTCTGGGAATCGGACGGGCTCTTCCAGCAGCAGAGG ACTTCGGCTGAGGGAGATGATGCGGAGGTCTCTGAGAGCTGCAGGTCTCGGTCGTCACGAGTCCGGCCCGTCATCCAGCGACCACCAAGACCCCGTTTCTCCGCCCATTGCCCCACCAAGTTGGGTCCCTGACCCTCCACCCATGGATCCTG ACGGTGACATTGACTTCATTCTAGCCCCAGCTGTGGGTTCACTCACCACCGCCTCCACTGGGACGAGCCAGGGACCCAGCACCTCCACCATCCCAG GGCCGTCCACCGAGCCATCAGTGGTTGAATCTAAAGACAGGAAGGCCAATGCCCACCTGATCCTGAAGCTGATGTGTGACAGTGTTGTTCTGAGGCCACACCTACGGGAGCTACTCTCTGCAAA GGATGCCCGTGGAATGACCCCCTTCATGCTGGCAGTCAGCGGAAGAGCTTACCCGGCAGCCATCACTGTACTGGAGGCTGCTCAGAAAATGTCCAAGG TGGGTGACCCGGGCATTGCAGAGAAGGAAGATGCAGATACTGTGTTCACGGAAATGATTTGCCCCTTGGGTACCAACCCTGATGATTCGCCCCTCTATGTTCTCTGCTGCAACGACACCTGCAGTTTCACTTGGACCGGAGCTGAGCACATTAACCAG GACATCTTTGAGTGCCGGACCTGCGGTCTGCTCGAgtccctctgctgctgcactgAGTGTGCAAGGGTGTGTCACAAAGGACATGACTGCAA GCTGAAGAGGACCTCTCCCACAGCATACTGTGACTGTTGggagaaatgtaaatgtaagacGCTGATCGCCGGCCAGAAGGCCGCCCGTCTGGATCTGCTGTACAGGTTACTCACAACCACCAACCTCGTCACAACACCCAACAGCAG GGGAGAGCATATATTGTTGTTCCTGGTGCAGACTGTTGCCAGGCAGAGTGTTGAGCACTGTCAGTACAGACCACCACGCATCAGAGAGGACAGGAATCGCAAGGCTACAAACGCAGAGG aCTCTGACATGCCAGACCACGATCTAGAACCTCCTCGCTTTGCTCAGCTGGCTCTGGAGAGGGTCCTGCAGGACTGGAATGCACTGAAGTCTATGATCATGTTTGGCTCCCAGGAGAATAAAGACCC ACTTAGTGCCAGCAGCAGAATTGCCCACCTCCTGCCTGAAGAGCAGGTCTACCTGAACCAGCAGAGTGGCACCATTCGCCTGGACTGTTTCACCCACTGCCTCATTGTCAAGTGTGCTCCTGACATCACT TTTATAGACACCTTGCTAGGTACACTAGTAAAGGAGCTGCAGAACAAGTACACTCCTGGCCGGAGAGAAGAGGCAGTCACTGTGACCAGGAGGTTCCTGCGCTCTGTCGCCCGGGTGTTTGTCATCCTCAGCGTGGAGATGGCGTCATCCAAGAAGAAAAA cAACTTCATCCCTCAGCCTATTGGAAAATGTCGGCGTGTTTTCCAAGCACTACATCCCTACGCTGTGGAGGAGCTGTGTAATGTAGCAGAGTCGCTGATTGTGCCTGTGCGAATGGGTATCGCGAGGCCGACTGCTCCGTTCACTTTGGCCAGCACCAGCATAGACGCCGTTCAGGGCAGCGAGGAGCTCTTCTCTGTGGAACCGCTGCCTCCAAGGCCTTCTCCTGACCAGTCCAGCAG CTCCAGTCAGACCGCTGCCTCTTATATCATCAGGAACCCCCAGCCTCGGCGCAGCAGCCAGTCTCAGCCTACCAGAGGAAGAGACGAAGAGCAGGATGACATTGTGTCAGCAGATGTGGAAGAGGTG gttgAAGTTGTAGAAGGAGTAGCCGGTGAGGAAGACCATCATGATGACCAAGAGGAACAGGGAGAGGAAAATGCAGAAGCAGAAGGCCAGCATGACGAGCACGACGAAGATG GAAGCGACATGGAGCTGGATCTTCTGGCAGCGGCTGAAACGGAGAGCGACAGCGAAAGCAACCACAGCAATCAAGATAATGCCAGCGGCCGCAGGAGTGTCGTCACGGCAGCCACAGCTGGCTCAGAAGCAG GCGCCAGCAGTGTTCCGGCCTTCTTTTCAGAAGATGACTCCCAGTCCAATGACTCCAGCGACtcggacagcagcagcagtcagagCGACGACGTCGACCAGGAGACGTTCCTGTTGGATGAGCCGCTGGAAAGGACAACTACCGCCTCTCATGCCAACAGTGCGGCCCAGGCTCCCCGCTCCATGCAGTGGGCTGTTAGAAACACCCCCAGCCAGAGGGCCACAGGGAGCGCTCCCTCCAGCACGTCAACACCTGCTG cgaGCTCTACAGGCCTCATCTACATCGACCCAACTAACCTGCGTCGCTCTAGTGCCATCAGTTCCAGtgcggcggctgcggcggcaGCCCTTGAGGCCAGCAACTCGAGCAGCTATCTGACATCTGCCAGCAGCCTGGCCCGGGCCTACAGCATCGTCATAAGGCAGATCTCGGACCTCATGAGTCTAATTCCCAAGTACAACCAACAGGTCTACACACAATACCCTGCTGCTGTGAAGCTCACCTACCAGGATGCTGTGAACCTGCAA AACTATGTCGAAGAGAAGCTGATTCCAACCTGGAACTGGATGGTGTCGATCATGGACTCCACCGAGGCTCAGTTGCGATACGGCTCTGCTCTGTCATCGGCTGGAGACCCGGGTCACCCGAGTCACCCGCTCCACGCATCTCAGCACTCTGCTCGCAGGGAGCGTATAACAGCCCGGGAGGAGGCCAGCCTGCGCACCCTTGAGGGacgaag GAGAGCGGCTACCTTGCTGACGGCTCGTCAGGGCATGATGTCGGCGCGGGGCGACTTCCTGAACTACGCGTTGTCCCTCATGCGTTCCCACAACGATGAGCACTCCGATGTGCTGCCCGTGCTGGACGTGTGCTCCCTGAAACACGTGGCCTACGTTTTCCAGGCTCTTATCTACTGGATTAAAGCCATGAACCAGCAGACCACGCTAGACACCCCCCAGATGGACAGGAAGAG GAATCGAGAGATTTTGGAGCTGGGTTTGGACAATGAGGATTCTGAACATGAGAACGACGATGACACCAATCAGA GTTCAACTCTCCAGGACAAGGATGAGGATCCAGTCCCAGCTGAGACGGGTCAGAACCACCCCTTCTTCCGTCGCTCTGACTCCATGACCTTCCTGGGCTGCATCCCACCCAACCCTTTCGATGTTCCCCTGGCTGAGGCCATCCCACTGGCAGACCAGCCTCATCTCCTACAG CCTAATGCCAGGAAGGAGGATCTGTTCGGTCGGCCCTCTCAGGGCTTGTACTCGTCCTCCTACATGGCTACCAAAGGCCTGGCTGACTCAAGCATGGACAGGAACTGCCTGGAGGTAAACATGGGCTCCTCTCTACCCTCCCCCTCTCAG ATCCTGCCCACAAAGATGTCTTACTCAGCCAACCTGAAGAATGTTATGAGTATGGAAACCGGCCAGCGGAGCACTGGGAACGATTCACTGGCCGAGCAGGCGCTCGAGGCTTCAAAACCGGGCCCTTCACCCCATGACCTCGCTGCCCAGCTGAAAAGCAGCCTACTTGCTGAGATTGGCCTCACTGAAAGTGATGGACCCCCCCTCTCAACATTCAG ACCTCACTGTAGTTTCATGGGGATGATGATATCACATGACATGCTGCTCGGCCGCTGGCGTCTGTCACTGGAGCTGTTTGGTCGCGTGTTCATGGAGGACGTCGGAGCCGAACCCGGAtcg ATCCTCACAGAACTAGGTGGCTTTGAGGTAAAGGAATCCAAGTTCCGTCGGGAGATGGAGAAGCTGAGGAACCTGCAGTCCCGTGACCTGGCCCTGGAGGTGGACCGCGATCGGGACCAGCTGATACAGCAGACCATGCGTCAGCTCAACACCCACTTTGGCAGGCGCTGCGCAACCACACCCATGGCTGTGCACAGAGTGAAGGTCACCTTCAAAGATGAGCCGGGGGAAGGCAGCGGTGTGGCCCGCagcttctacacggccatcgcCTTGGCCCTCCTCTCTAACGACAAGCTGCCCAATCTGGACTGTGTTCAGAGTGTCAGCAAGGGCATGCAGGCCAGCAGTACGTGTCATCACGATTACAATTCAA ATCTGATGCAGCGCTTAAGAAACAGAGACCGGGAAAGGGAGCGGAGAAGCGGGGGGCTTCGAGCGGGATCTCGTCGAGACAGAGACAG AGACTCGAGGAGGCAGCTGTCCATAGACACTCGGCCTTTCAGGCCCTCGTCTGAGGGAAACCCCAGTGATGAGCCTGACCCCCTGCCTGCACACAGACAGGCCCTGGGTGAAAGGCTCTACCCACGCGTTCACGCCATGCAACCA gcgTTTGCCAGTAAAATCACTGGCATGTTGCTGGAGCTGTCCCccgcccagctgctgctgctgctcgctaGTGAGGACTCTCTCCGAGCCAGGGTGGAGGAGGCCATGGAGCTTCTCATTGCACATGGAAG GGAAAATGGAGCCGACAGCATATTGGACTTGGGTCTTTTGGAGGCTCCAGAGAAAGCACAA CAGCAGGAAAACCGTAAGCGTCATGGTTCAACGCGCAGTGTGGTTGACATGGAGCTGGATGACCCAGACGATGGGGACGACAACGCCCCTCTCTTCTACCAGCCTGGCAAAAGAGGTTTTTACTCCCCTCGGCCCGGGAAGAACACGGAAGCCCGGTTGAACTGCTTCCGTAACATTGGCAG AATATTGGGCTTATGTCTGCTTCAAAATGAACTCTGTCCAATCACATTGAACAGACATGTCATCAAAGTGCTGCTTGGGAGGAAG GTGAACTGGCATGACTTTGCATTCTTTGACCCGGTCATGTATGAGAGCCTGCGGCAGCTGATCCGCCATTCTCAGGCCGGCGAAGCAGATGCAGTGTTTGCTGCTATGGACCTCGCCTTTGCCATTGACCTCTGCAAAGAGGAAGGAGCTGGACAG GTGGAGCTTCTGTCCGGTGGGGTCAACATGCCAGTGACCCCTCTGAACGTGTACGAGTACGTGAGGAAGTATGCCGAGCACAGAATGCTGGTTGTGGCCGAGCAGCCTCTTCAT GCAATGAGGAAGGGTTTGCTGGATGTACTTCCCAAAAACGCCCTGGAGGACCTGACTGCAGAGGACTTCCGGCTGCTGGTAAACGGCTGTGGAGAAGTCAATGTCCAGATGCTCATTAGCTTCACCTCCTTCAATGATGAATCTG GGGAAAATGCAGACAAACTACTGCAGTTTAAACGCTGGTTTTGGTCCATAGTGGAAAAGATGAGCATGACTGAGAGGCAAGATTTG GTATACTTCTGGACCTCCAGCCCGTCCCTGCCAGCCAGCGAGGAGGGCTTCCAGCCAATGCCCTCCATCACCATCCGGCCTCCAGACGACCAGCACCTCCCCACAGCCAACACCTGCATCTCACGTCTCTACGTGCCACTATATTCTTCAAAACAGATACTCAAACAGAAACTCCTGCTAGCCATTAAGACCAAAAACTTTGGTTTTGTGTAG